A single genomic interval of Brevundimonas diminuta harbors:
- a CDS encoding flagellin: MPSINTNYGAAVALQSLNKTNAQLETTQNRISTGLKVSSAKDNGAIFAIATQQRANAASQDAVRNSLQRGQSIVDVALAAGDTITSALEEMKSLAVNIASSTGSAKTAYEADFTALGKEINDAIAGASFDGVNLLNTAAGTTTDVQTGSGTYRLGTATAVSANTQLAMFTAATPTVANYTTANVDLAIAGVTSTLATLGTQSKSVGRQITFVNKLQDAMEAGVGNLVDADLAKESARLTALQTKQQLGVQALSIANQGSSILLSLFR, encoded by the coding sequence ATGCCCAGCATCAATACGAACTACGGCGCCGCAGTCGCCCTGCAGAGCCTGAACAAGACCAACGCTCAACTGGAGACGACCCAGAACCGCATCAGCACGGGTCTGAAAGTCTCTTCGGCCAAGGACAATGGCGCGATCTTCGCCATTGCCACGCAACAGCGCGCCAACGCCGCCTCGCAAGACGCGGTTCGCAACTCGCTGCAACGCGGTCAGTCCATCGTCGATGTGGCCCTGGCGGCCGGCGACACCATCACCTCCGCCCTGGAAGAGATGAAGTCGCTCGCGGTCAACATCGCCTCGTCCACGGGTTCGGCGAAGACGGCCTACGAGGCCGACTTCACTGCCCTGGGCAAGGAAATCAACGACGCGATCGCCGGCGCCAGCTTCGACGGGGTCAACCTGTTGAACACGGCCGCTGGCACGACCACCGACGTTCAGACGGGTTCGGGCACCTATCGCCTGGGCACCGCCACGGCGGTCAGCGCGAACACCCAACTGGCGATGTTCACGGCGGCGACGCCGACCGTCGCCAACTACACCACCGCGAACGTCGACCTGGCGATCGCGGGCGTGACCAGCACCCTGGCCACCTTGGGCACCCAGTCCAAGTCGGTCGGGCGTCAGATCACCTTCGTCAACAAGCTTCAGGATGCGATGGAAGCTGGCGTGGGCAATCTGGTGGACGCCGATCTGGCCAAGGAAAGCGCACGACTGACCGCCCTGCAAACCAAGCAACAGCTGGGCGTGCAGGCGCTGTCGATCGCCAACCAGGGCAGCTCGATCCTGCTGAGCCTCTTCCGCTAA
- a CDS encoding flagellin encodes MPSINTNYGAAVALQSLNKTSQQLDTTQNRISTGMKVSSAKDNGAIFAIATSQRANAASQDAVRAGLQRTQSITDVALAAGDSVTSALEEMKSLAVNIASSTGSAQTAYLADYNALGLEVASAISGASFDGVNSLTTLGSNAAITAVNTGSVTAANATAANVDAAIAATTSALATLGTQSKSLGRQITFVNKLQDALEAGVGNLVDADLAKESAKLTALQTKQQLGVQALSIANQGSSILLGLFR; translated from the coding sequence ATGCCCAGCATCAATACGAACTACGGCGCCGCAGTCGCTCTGCAGAGCCTGAACAAGACCAGCCAACAGCTGGACACGACCCAAAACCGGATCAGCACCGGCATGAAGGTGTCGTCGGCGAAGGACAACGGTGCGATCTTCGCGATCGCCACGTCGCAACGCGCCAACGCCGCCTCGCAGGACGCCGTTCGCGCCGGCCTGCAACGCACCCAGTCGATCACCGACGTGGCTCTGGCCGCCGGCGATTCCGTCACTTCCGCTCTGGAAGAGATGAAGTCGCTCGCCGTCAACATCGCCTCGTCGACCGGCTCGGCGCAGACGGCCTATCTGGCCGACTACAACGCCTTGGGTCTGGAAGTCGCCTCGGCGATCTCCGGCGCCTCGTTCGATGGCGTGAACAGCCTTACGACGCTGGGTTCGAACGCGGCGATCACCGCTGTGAACACCGGCAGCGTCACGGCCGCCAACGCCACCGCTGCGAACGTCGATGCCGCCATCGCGGCGACGACGAGCGCTCTGGCGACGCTGGGCACCCAGTCCAAGTCGCTGGGCCGTCAGATCACCTTCGTCAACAAGCTGCAGGATGCTCTTGAAGCCGGCGTGGGCAATCTGGTGGACGCCGATCTGGCCAAGGAAAGCGCCAAGCTGACCGCCCTGCAAACCAAGCAACAACTGGGCGTGCAGGCGCTGTCGATCGCCAATCAGGGCAGCTCGATCCTGCTGGGCCTGTTCCGCTAA